The proteins below are encoded in one region of Nitrospira sp. SG-bin1:
- a CDS encoding NADH-quinone oxidoreductase, giving the protein MSIVVITVLILTLAERKVLGWMQDRMGPMEVGPYGILQPFADAIKLFFKEDIIPAGANKFLFTIAPILCLIPAFIGFAVIPWGPNWTFEINGVTVKPFVISDINIGILYILAFASLGAYGIILGGWASNSKYSLLGGLRSAAQIISYELNVGLSIVGVLILAGSLSLVKITDAQAGGFWNWYLFALPAPQIFAFVVYVISSVAETNRVPFDLPEAESELVAGFFTEYSGLRFAFFFLAEYANMVLVSCVAAALFLGGWNAPYPGTIMALLGVPSLAWIENTMWFAVKTYSFLFLFFWLRATLPRLRYDQLMRFGWKVMLPIALGNIVVTSIAVFVHQQMK; this is encoded by the coding sequence ATGTCCATCGTGGTCATCACGGTGCTGATCCTCACCCTTGCCGAACGCAAGGTCCTGGGATGGATGCAGGATCGCATGGGACCGATGGAAGTCGGCCCCTACGGAATTCTCCAACCGTTTGCGGACGCCATCAAGCTCTTCTTCAAGGAAGACATTATCCCCGCCGGAGCCAACAAGTTCCTCTTCACCATCGCGCCGATTCTTTGCTTGATTCCCGCGTTTATCGGCTTTGCCGTGATTCCGTGGGGCCCGAACTGGACGTTCGAGATCAACGGCGTCACCGTCAAGCCGTTCGTCATCAGCGACATCAACATCGGCATTCTCTACATCCTGGCATTCGCGTCGCTCGGAGCCTACGGCATCATCCTGGGAGGATGGGCGTCCAACAGCAAATATTCGCTGCTCGGCGGGCTGCGATCGGCGGCACAGATCATCAGCTACGAGCTCAACGTCGGACTGTCAATCGTCGGCGTGCTGATACTGGCCGGTTCGCTCAGCCTCGTGAAAATCACCGACGCCCAAGCCGGAGGTTTTTGGAATTGGTACCTCTTTGCGCTGCCGGCTCCACAGATCTTCGCCTTTGTCGTCTATGTCATCTCATCGGTGGCCGAAACCAACCGAGTCCCGTTCGATCTGCCGGAGGCCGAAAGCGAGCTCGTCGCCGGCTTCTTCACCGAATACAGCGGACTCAGATTTGCGTTCTTCTTCCTCGCCGAGTACGCCAACATGGTATTGGTATCCTGTGTCGCTGCCGCGCTGTTTCTCGGCGGATGGAACGCACCGTACCCCGGAACGATCATGGCTCTCCTCGGTGTGCCGTCCTTGGCATGGATCGAGAACACCATGTGGTTTGCGGTCAAGACATACTCGTTCTTGTTCCTCTTTTTCTGGCTCCGAGCCACGTTACCCAGACTGCGATACGATCAATTGATGAGATTCGGCTGGAAAGTGATGCTGCCCATTGCGTTGGGTAACATCGTCGTGACGTCTATTGCCGTATTCGTCCATCAACAGATGAAGTAA
- a CDS encoding NADH-quinone oxidoreductase subunit K (Catalyzes the transfer of electrons from NADH to quinone), which yields MTIPISYYLILSAVVFLTGVVGVLIRRNIIAILLSVELMLNATNINFVAFSDHLQDLGGQVFVFFALTVAAAEVAVGLAIIIALHRSRSTINVEEFNLLKW from the coding sequence ATGACTATTCCCATCTCTTACTACCTTATCTTGAGCGCCGTCGTGTTCCTGACGGGTGTCGTGGGCGTGCTCATCCGGCGCAATATCATCGCCATTCTGCTGTCGGTGGAGCTGATGCTGAACGCGACCAACATCAACTTCGTGGCGTTTTCCGACCACCTGCAGGATCTCGGCGGTCAAGTGTTCGTCTTCTTTGCTTTGACGGTCGCGGCGGCGGAGGTGGCCGTGGGGCTTGCGATCATCATCGCCCTGCACCGATCCAGATCGACCATTAATGTCGAAGAGTTCAATCTGCTCAAATGGTAG
- a CDS encoding NADH-quinone oxidoreductase subunit J has translation MSLLFFGYFAGMIAMTSVLVVALRNPVYSALSLLVMFFHVAGLFVTLHAEFLAAVQVIVYAGAILVLYLFVVMLLNVKQDDRYHSQWRIAACVCVPLLIESMVLLSGGAGTTTSEGRSILPDAHDPIAADNTRAIGETLFSTYLFPFEVASLVLLVAMIGAIVLAKRDIGEGEA, from the coding sequence ATGTCGCTGTTGTTTTTTGGATACTTCGCCGGGATGATCGCCATGACCTCCGTGCTGGTGGTCGCGCTCAGGAACCCCGTCTACAGTGCGCTCTCGCTCTTGGTCATGTTTTTCCATGTCGCGGGACTCTTCGTCACCCTCCACGCCGAGTTTCTGGCAGCCGTGCAGGTCATCGTCTATGCCGGGGCGATTCTTGTCTTGTATCTCTTCGTCGTCATGTTGCTCAATGTCAAGCAAGACGACCGTTATCACAGCCAATGGCGGATCGCCGCATGTGTCTGCGTGCCGTTGCTGATCGAATCCATGGTATTGCTCTCCGGCGGAGCCGGGACGACGACTTCGGAAGGCCGGTCTATCCTGCCGGACGCGCATGACCCCATCGCCGCCGACAATACGCGGGCCATCGGTGAGACGCTTTTTTCCACGTACTTGTTCCCCTTCGAGGTGGCTTCGTTGGTTCTGCTGGTGGCGATGATCGGCGCCATCGTCCTCGCGAAACGGGATATCGGGGAAGGCGAAGCGTGA
- a CDS encoding NADH dehydrogenase, with product MASMATTKRLNLYEWIKTITFYEILVGMKATLSHLLNYRPVTLQYPHEKRTLPDNYRGMLALLRYDDGTEKCVGCDLCEAACPSRVIRVVSAEVPGEPTKRYSKEYYMDMTRCLFCGMCVDACPVDALGMTREFEWAVYDKRQLHLNKQQLLAIGDRSFPVREKRLELQHPNVAFFNVAFKHVPPKPN from the coding sequence ATGGCATCTATGGCGACCACCAAGCGTCTGAACCTGTACGAATGGATCAAAACGATCACGTTCTACGAAATCCTCGTCGGCATGAAGGCGACGCTGTCACACTTGCTGAATTACCGTCCGGTCACGCTGCAATATCCTCACGAAAAACGCACGTTGCCCGACAATTATCGAGGCATGCTCGCGCTGCTTCGATACGACGACGGGACCGAGAAGTGCGTGGGATGCGATCTCTGCGAAGCGGCCTGTCCGTCGCGCGTCATCCGTGTCGTCAGCGCCGAAGTGCCGGGCGAACCGACGAAGCGTTACTCGAAAGAATACTACATGGACATGACCCGTTGCTTGTTCTGCGGGATGTGCGTGGATGCCTGCCCTGTCGATGCACTGGGCATGACGAGAGAATTCGAGTGGGCGGTCTACGACAAACGTCAGCTCCACTTGAATAAACAACAATTGCTCGCGATCGGCGACCGCTCATTTCCAGTCCGCGAGAAACGTTTGGAACTGCAACATCCAAACGTCGCGTTCTTCAACGTGGCGTTCAAGCACGTGCCGCCAAAACCTAACTGA